A stretch of Microbulbifer bruguierae DNA encodes these proteins:
- a CDS encoding ATP-dependent DNA helicase: MSEETALSEQTALSAKTALSAKKALRLSVGELVAFACRRGDLIGDRTPGPSAQEGIRAHQKLQKKRPRGSEAEFSLEVNLVCDGLPVSLSGRVDILHPKSDLHRPAQLDEIKTTYCAPDLLSQSVRDLHWAQLKIYGFCYLQQQQYLAVHDCDGSVAEDAVTLQMLWHNLKEKKTYSESTQYQRDELETFTLTALREYVQWHRLWQQHRTQVRQTSRTLAFPFADYRPGQRALAVAAYRCLRDGGELAVEAPTGIGKTVSTLFPAIKALAEAQVDQLVYLTAKNSGREVVRQTAQMFHQRGLRLSLLEIQARDKTCACNLGLCSRDADGICPRTRGFFDRLPQARRQLLGKPLLTAEAVAEVADKLQLCPFELSLQMLPWADLVVCDFNYVFDPLVRMQPLLDQSRKRALLVDEAHNLGERARAMYSAALERSSCRRAAADCKSTHPTLRRSIQSLVRALENWAEAQSQSHNSRTFAPGSSGDDPAAQHWLGDPSVPEQLPVAVSRAVHKVLAVVSALWEQSRRPPEVLGDWLKNLFRYITVEQLLGNQHRCLTKVQTRGDRWQEQQVQLLCLNAADFLQQSYRQFHAVIAFSATLRPAAFIYRQLGLQQHSPLLTLPSPFHPAQQGVFLCPYVDTRYRARDAAISALVEMVTRVYASRPGNYLVFFPSYRFLQRVAEEFSRRQPHIALVQQTPGASERARSEFLQHFSDGRHSLGFAIMGGVFGEGVDYRGEQLVGTIVVGVGLPQVNVEQELLRQAWSSDNETASGFDMAYRYPGLTRVLQTAGRVIRTESDRGVVVLADARFTEPFYRDLFPAHWQPQTCDNGEALSRQLAQFWQATTDQETENGPG, encoded by the coding sequence TTGAGCGAGGAAACAGCCCTGAGCGAACAAACAGCGCTGAGCGCAAAAACAGCCCTGAGCGCAAAGAAAGCCCTGCGGCTTTCCGTGGGCGAGCTGGTGGCCTTTGCCTGCCGCCGCGGTGATCTGATCGGCGATCGCACCCCCGGTCCCAGCGCCCAGGAGGGTATCCGCGCACACCAGAAACTGCAGAAAAAGCGCCCCCGCGGCAGTGAGGCGGAATTCAGCCTGGAAGTAAACCTTGTGTGCGATGGCTTGCCGGTTTCGCTCAGCGGGCGTGTGGATATCCTGCATCCAAAATCGGATCTGCACCGGCCGGCGCAGCTGGACGAAATCAAAACCACCTACTGCGCACCGGATTTATTGTCGCAGTCTGTACGTGACCTGCACTGGGCACAGCTGAAAATTTACGGCTTCTGCTATCTGCAGCAACAGCAGTATTTGGCTGTGCACGATTGCGACGGAAGCGTCGCGGAAGACGCTGTAACGCTGCAGATGTTGTGGCACAACCTCAAAGAGAAAAAAACCTATAGTGAGTCCACGCAGTACCAGCGGGATGAGCTGGAAACATTCACCCTCACCGCCCTGCGTGAATACGTGCAGTGGCACCGCCTGTGGCAACAGCATCGCACGCAGGTCCGGCAAACCTCCCGCACCCTCGCATTTCCCTTTGCGGATTATCGCCCCGGCCAGCGCGCGCTGGCAGTAGCCGCTTACCGCTGCCTGCGCGACGGTGGCGAACTGGCGGTGGAGGCACCTACGGGAATCGGCAAAACCGTCAGCACCCTGTTCCCGGCCATCAAGGCCTTGGCAGAAGCGCAGGTAGACCAGCTGGTTTATCTCACCGCAAAAAATTCCGGCCGCGAAGTGGTGCGCCAGACCGCACAGATGTTTCATCAACGTGGACTGCGACTGTCGCTGTTGGAAATCCAGGCGCGGGACAAGACCTGTGCCTGCAACCTCGGCCTGTGCAGCCGCGATGCGGATGGAATCTGCCCGCGCACGCGGGGGTTTTTCGACCGTCTGCCGCAAGCCCGCCGGCAGCTGCTGGGCAAACCGCTATTAACCGCCGAGGCAGTGGCGGAGGTGGCGGACAAGCTGCAACTGTGCCCCTTCGAGCTTTCTCTGCAGATGCTGCCCTGGGCGGATCTGGTGGTGTGCGATTTCAATTATGTATTCGATCCCCTGGTGCGTATGCAGCCGTTGCTGGATCAGAGCCGAAAACGCGCATTGCTGGTCGACGAAGCCCACAATCTCGGGGAGCGCGCACGCGCCATGTACAGCGCGGCACTGGAGCGCAGCAGCTGTCGTCGCGCCGCCGCTGACTGCAAAAGTACCCACCCCACCCTGCGACGCAGCATTCAGTCCCTGGTGCGGGCCCTGGAAAACTGGGCAGAGGCACAGTCGCAATCACATAACAGCAGGACGTTCGCACCAGGATCGAGCGGGGACGATCCGGCGGCGCAGCACTGGCTCGGCGATCCCTCTGTACCCGAGCAGCTTCCCGTTGCCGTCAGTCGCGCGGTGCACAAGGTACTGGCCGTCGTCAGTGCATTGTGGGAGCAATCGCGGCGGCCTCCGGAGGTTTTGGGAGACTGGCTGAAAAACCTGTTCCGCTATATCACGGTCGAGCAGTTACTGGGTAACCAGCATCGCTGCCTGACAAAAGTGCAAACCCGCGGTGACCGATGGCAGGAACAGCAGGTCCAATTACTGTGCCTGAACGCCGCGGACTTTCTGCAGCAAAGCTACCGGCAGTTTCACGCGGTGATCGCGTTTTCCGCCACTTTGCGGCCAGCGGCATTCATCTACCGGCAGTTGGGGCTGCAACAGCATTCACCACTGCTGACGTTACCGTCCCCGTTTCATCCAGCGCAGCAGGGCGTTTTTCTCTGCCCCTATGTGGATACCCGCTATCGTGCTCGAGATGCCGCGATCAGCGCACTGGTGGAGATGGTGACGCGGGTGTATGCAAGCCGGCCGGGCAATTATCTGGTGTTTTTCCCCTCCTACCGTTTCCTGCAGCGGGTGGCAGAGGAGTTTTCCCGGCGGCAACCACACATCGCGCTGGTACAGCAGACACCCGGTGCCAGCGAACGCGCCCGCAGCGAATTTTTACAGCACTTCAGCGACGGCCGGCACAGCCTGGGCTTTGCGATTATGGGCGGTGTATTTGGTGAAGGGGTGGACTACCGGGGTGAGCAATTGGTCGGAACCATCGTGGTGGGCGTGGGTCTGCCGCAGGTGAATGTAGAGCAGGAACTGTTGCGCCAGGCCTGGAGCAGCGATAACGAAACCGCCAGCGGCTTTGATATGGCCTACCGCTATCCCGGCCTGACCCGGGTGCTGCAGACCGCGGGACGGGTGATCCGCACCGAATCTGATCGCGGTGTGGTGGTGCTCGCGGACGCACGCTTTACCGAGCCATTTTATCGCGACCTTTTTCCCGCGCACTGGCAACCGCAGACCTGCGATAATGGCGAAGCACTGTCCCGACAACTCGCGCAGTTCTGGCAGGCGACCACAGACCAGGAAACAGAAAACGGACCCGGCTGA
- a CDS encoding CLCA_X family protein translates to MALTRNFYRRSAQQRSQQSVTFSDVRKRFDFRSISIGRWVTEAERDRAAGLFYDALVDLMTILQGPELLVSLRGTLAFQYGTGGRPGVMAHYEPASRTFSLAKNAGPGSIAHEWFHALDHYLADKAFSDVSGHMFASEAWLRDATPNPHPINDRLFACFSAVMLDKSGDNPSEMFRISREVDKANRCVYFADPAEMCARAFEAFVQDASISNNFLVAGTKASDEAKLGLYPTGAHRQRINCAFAEYFACLGRSLRANLQRERETSG, encoded by the coding sequence ATGGCACTCACACGCAATTTCTACCGCCGCAGTGCGCAGCAGCGCAGCCAGCAGAGCGTCACTTTCAGTGATGTGCGCAAACGCTTTGATTTCCGCTCCATCAGCATTGGTCGCTGGGTCACTGAGGCCGAGCGGGATCGCGCGGCAGGGCTGTTTTACGACGCGCTGGTAGACCTGATGACGATTCTGCAGGGACCGGAACTACTGGTGTCCCTGCGCGGCACCCTCGCATTCCAGTACGGCACCGGCGGCCGCCCCGGGGTTATGGCCCACTACGAACCCGCCAGCCGGACCTTCTCCCTGGCCAAGAATGCCGGCCCTGGCTCCATTGCTCACGAGTGGTTTCACGCCCTGGATCACTACCTCGCCGACAAGGCATTCAGTGATGTCTCTGGCCATATGTTTGCCTCCGAAGCCTGGCTGCGGGACGCCACCCCCAATCCACACCCGATCAACGACCGCCTGTTTGCCTGCTTCAGCGCGGTCATGCTGGACAAGTCCGGGGACAATCCCAGCGAGATGTTCCGCATCTCCCGGGAAGTCGACAAAGCCAATCGCTGTGTCTATTTCGCCGATCCGGCGGAAATGTGCGCGCGCGCGTTCGAGGCATTCGTGCAGGATGCCAGTATCAGCAACAACTTTCTGGTGGCGGGCACCAAGGCCAGCGACGAGGCGAAACTCGGGCTCTATCCCACCGGCGCCCATCGCCAGCGCATCAACTGCGCTTTCGCTGAATACTTTGCCTGCCTGGGCAGATCCCTGCGCGCAAACCTACAGCGCGAACGTGAAACATCCGGCTGA
- a CDS encoding M16 family metallopeptidase codes for MYRTKFTLIITALLLVACGKDPAAPSAQSAPDTLPEGVTLVEAFDGDGAEIAIPYSKYRLNNGLTVVLHEDRSDPLVHVDVTYHVGSSREDAGRSGFAHFFEHMMFQGSVNVADEEHFKIIQESGGTLNGTTNTDRTNYFETVPANQLETVLWLEADRMGVFLDAVTEEKFEVQRETVKNERGQRVDNRPYGRALETLAASTYPDGHPYSWPTIGWLEDLDRADLNDLKRFFLRWYGPNNAVLTIGGDIDAAQTLAWVAKYFGSIPAGPEVENQPKQPAKLDADRYVTLEDNIHLPALAVMIPTVYSTHEDEPALDAAAQILGQGQDSMLYQSLVQTGRAVQASVSHSCRELACEMWFIVIQNPASGETLAEMEKAVRETLNAFAKRGVSEDDLVKFKAGYESSRVFGLQSVSGKVSTLAAFETFTGSPKGIDKEIRDYLAVETADVTRVFEQYIAGKPATLLSVVPNGKPELAAAPQNYQWQRTVPESYGDDDKALALRPVSDSFDRSVRPTPGVNPQVELPSIWDGKLENGVRLLAVQNAETPTVTVRAVFDIGQRDEPRGKAGLTSLLTSLMGEATSERSAAEFAEALNRLGASISISPGQYETTVTLNVLTKHLDQAMPLMLERILKPKFTEEDFARIKQQTIEGLQQDRKTPQGLATRALGAVMRGPEHPLSFPVSGLPGTVENITLDDIKGYYKAHFPAHLGGVTVSTSLPHDATIKALNGLATLKVTQAARPAIAFTAPAIKERTVYIVNKDGAAQSSLRTSQHGLPYDALGDYYLAYLGNFPLGGNFNSRINLNLREDKGYTYGARTYLQGGPEDGTYSFGSEVKKEATADALKEVLQELEAYDRDGMTQAEFDYLRSAIGQQEALSYETPGAKLGLLSNILRYDLPLDYRSQQNAILQETDRDTVNKVIRGLLNPQQQAIVIVGDEASIRGNIEALGMPVVELDEDGYVKVKEAKEAKEGEEAAAAAESAGR; via the coding sequence ATGTACCGGACAAAATTCACGCTTATCATTACCGCCCTGCTGCTTGTGGCCTGTGGCAAGGACCCGGCCGCACCCTCGGCGCAGTCGGCCCCGGACACACTGCCGGAGGGAGTCACCCTGGTGGAAGCCTTTGACGGTGACGGCGCGGAGATCGCCATCCCCTACAGCAAGTACCGCCTGAACAACGGCCTTACCGTGGTGCTGCACGAGGACCGCTCGGATCCGCTGGTACATGTGGATGTGACCTACCATGTGGGCTCCAGCCGCGAGGATGCGGGCCGCTCCGGCTTTGCGCATTTCTTTGAGCACATGATGTTCCAGGGCTCGGTGAACGTTGCCGACGAGGAACACTTCAAGATCATTCAGGAATCCGGCGGTACCCTCAACGGCACCACCAATACCGACCGCACCAACTATTTCGAGACGGTACCGGCCAACCAGCTGGAAACCGTGCTGTGGCTGGAAGCGGATCGCATGGGGGTATTCCTGGATGCGGTGACCGAGGAAAAATTCGAGGTCCAGCGCGAGACGGTGAAAAACGAGCGCGGCCAGCGGGTGGACAACCGTCCCTACGGGCGCGCCCTCGAGACTCTCGCCGCCAGTACCTACCCGGACGGCCACCCCTATTCCTGGCCGACCATCGGCTGGCTGGAAGATCTGGACCGCGCAGACCTCAATGACCTGAAGCGCTTCTTCCTGCGCTGGTACGGCCCCAACAATGCGGTGCTGACCATTGGCGGTGATATCGATGCGGCCCAGACCCTGGCGTGGGTGGCGAAATATTTCGGCTCCATTCCCGCCGGTCCCGAGGTCGAGAACCAGCCCAAGCAACCGGCCAAACTCGACGCCGACCGCTATGTGACCCTGGAGGACAATATCCACCTGCCGGCGCTGGCGGTGATGATCCCCACGGTTTACAGCACACACGAAGACGAGCCAGCGCTCGACGCGGCGGCGCAGATCCTCGGCCAGGGTCAGGATTCCATGCTCTACCAGAGTCTGGTGCAGACCGGTCGCGCGGTACAGGCCAGCGTTTCCCATTCCTGTCGGGAACTGGCCTGTGAAATGTGGTTTATCGTGATCCAGAATCCCGCCTCCGGCGAAACCCTGGCAGAAATGGAAAAGGCCGTGCGCGAGACCCTGAACGCGTTCGCCAAGCGCGGGGTGAGCGAGGACGACCTGGTCAAGTTCAAGGCCGGTTATGAGTCTTCCCGGGTATTCGGTCTGCAGTCCGTCTCCGGCAAGGTATCCACCCTGGCTGCATTCGAAACCTTTACCGGCAGTCCCAAGGGCATCGACAAGGAAATCCGTGACTATCTGGCGGTCGAGACCGCCGATGTAACCCGGGTGTTCGAGCAGTACATCGCCGGCAAACCGGCAACGCTGCTGAGTGTGGTTCCCAACGGCAAACCGGAGCTGGCAGCGGCACCGCAGAACTACCAGTGGCAGCGCACCGTTCCGGAAAGCTACGGCGATGACGACAAGGCCCTGGCCCTGCGTCCGGTCAGCGACAGTTTCGATCGCAGTGTGCGTCCCACCCCGGGAGTAAACCCCCAGGTAGAGCTGCCCAGCATCTGGGACGGCAAACTGGAAAATGGCGTGCGCCTGCTGGCGGTGCAAAACGCGGAAACCCCGACGGTTACCGTGCGCGCGGTGTTCGACATCGGTCAGCGGGATGAGCCCCGTGGCAAAGCCGGCCTGACGTCCCTGTTGACCTCACTGATGGGCGAAGCCACCAGCGAGCGCAGTGCGGCGGAATTTGCCGAGGCCCTGAACCGCCTGGGTGCCTCCATCAGTATCTCTCCGGGTCAATACGAAACCACCGTTACCCTGAATGTACTGACCAAGCACCTGGACCAGGCCATGCCGCTGATGCTTGAGCGCATTCTCAAGCCCAAGTTCACCGAGGAAGATTTTGCCCGTATCAAGCAGCAGACCATCGAAGGCCTGCAACAGGACCGCAAGACCCCTCAGGGCCTGGCGACCCGCGCCCTGGGCGCCGTGATGCGCGGTCCCGAGCACCCGCTCAGCTTCCCGGTGAGCGGACTGCCGGGCACGGTGGAAAACATCACCCTCGACGATATCAAGGGTTACTACAAGGCTCACTTCCCCGCGCACCTTGGCGGTGTCACCGTCAGCACCAGCCTGCCACACGACGCAACCATCAAGGCGCTGAATGGCCTGGCAACCCTGAAGGTGACACAGGCAGCGCGCCCCGCCATCGCATTTACCGCGCCGGCAATAAAAGAGCGCACCGTGTATATCGTCAATAAAGACGGCGCGGCCCAATCCAGCCTGCGCACCAGCCAGCACGGCCTGCCCTATGACGCCCTCGGCGACTACTACCTCGCTTACCTGGGTAACTTCCCGCTGGGCGGTAACTTCAACAGCCGCATCAACCTGAACCTGCGTGAAGACAAGGGCTACACCTACGGTGCCCGCACCTACCTGCAGGGTGGTCCGGAAGACGGCACCTACAGCTTTGGTTCCGAAGTGAAGAAAGAAGCTACGGCAGATGCGCTCAAGGAAGTGCTGCAGGAACTGGAAGCCTACGACCGCGACGGTATGACCCAGGCGGAGTTTGACTACCTGCGCTCTGCCATTGGCCAGCAGGAAGCACTCAGCTACGAAACCCCCGGTGCCAAGCTCGGCCTGCTGAGCAACATCCTGCGCTATGACCTGCCGTTGGACTACCGCAGCCAGCAGAACGCCATTCTGCAGGAGACCGACCGCGATACCGTCAACAAGGTGATCCGCGGCCTGCTCAATCCACAGCAACAGGCAATCGTCATCGTCGGTGATGAAGCCAGCATCCGCGGGAACATCGAGGCCCTCGGCATGCCGGTAGTGGAGCTGGATGAAGATGGTTACGTGAAAGTGAAGGAAGCGAAGGAAGCAAAGGAAGGTGAAGAAGCGGCTGCGGCCGCGGAATCTGCCGGCCGTTAA
- a CDS encoding dipeptidase, translated as MYKKLNIALCVTGALLAGCAREDGAPVAVETVESIESIESAAPETVETFHQRLLTMDTHVDLDVSNFTDDVNYTQGLQTQVDLAKLEQGGLDAIWFSVYTGQGELSEEGYAAALANALAKFEAVHRLTDEIAPDRIGFATTAEEVKALTDAGKLVALIGVENAYPLGTNISLVQDFYDRGARYMSLAHNGHSQFADSNTGESDGVWLHNGLSDLGRELVEEMNRVGIIIDLSHPSKLANMQTLELTKAPVIASHSSARAMNDHSRNLDDEELMAIKENGGVVQTVAFAAYLNGEKYDAWKNKAFEIMAREAQSSGFKMLDWSEVAKLDHDARHEYMHGFMQLRAQVAPIVEKEVDPVTPPVNVQDFVDHIDYLVQKIGIEHVGISSDFDGGGGVSGWNDASETATVTEELLKRNYTEEEIGLLWSGNLMRVMGEVQAVAASLQKSEG; from the coding sequence ATGTATAAAAAACTGAATATTGCTCTTTGTGTAACCGGCGCGCTGCTCGCCGGTTGCGCGCGGGAGGATGGCGCGCCTGTTGCTGTTGAGACTGTCGAGAGCATTGAGAGCATTGAGAGTGCAGCGCCGGAAACCGTTGAAACATTCCATCAACGTTTGCTCACCATGGATACCCACGTGGATCTGGATGTGAGCAATTTTACCGACGATGTGAATTACACCCAGGGGCTGCAAACCCAGGTTGATCTCGCCAAGCTCGAACAGGGTGGTCTGGATGCCATCTGGTTTAGCGTCTACACCGGCCAGGGTGAACTCAGTGAAGAGGGCTATGCCGCTGCACTTGCAAACGCCCTTGCCAAATTCGAAGCGGTACATCGTCTGACCGATGAAATTGCGCCGGATCGAATCGGTTTTGCGACCACCGCGGAAGAGGTTAAAGCCCTGACGGACGCGGGCAAACTGGTGGCATTGATCGGGGTGGAAAATGCCTATCCGCTAGGGACCAATATCAGCCTGGTGCAGGATTTCTACGATCGTGGTGCGCGCTATATGTCACTGGCACACAACGGCCACAGCCAGTTTGCCGATTCCAATACCGGTGAAAGTGACGGAGTGTGGCTGCACAACGGTCTCAGCGATCTCGGGCGGGAACTGGTTGAGGAAATGAACCGGGTTGGAATTATTATCGACCTGTCGCACCCCTCAAAACTCGCGAACATGCAGACACTGGAACTGACCAAGGCGCCGGTTATTGCTTCCCACTCTTCCGCGCGCGCGATGAACGATCACAGTCGTAACCTGGACGACGAAGAACTGATGGCGATCAAGGAAAACGGTGGTGTAGTGCAAACCGTTGCCTTTGCTGCGTACCTGAATGGCGAAAAATACGATGCCTGGAAAAACAAGGCATTTGAAATCATGGCCAGGGAAGCGCAAAGCAGCGGTTTCAAAATGCTGGACTGGTCGGAAGTCGCCAAGCTGGATCACGATGCCCGTCATGAATATATGCATGGCTTTATGCAGCTGCGCGCACAGGTGGCGCCTATTGTCGAGAAGGAGGTCGACCCGGTGACGCCACCGGTAAACGTGCAGGACTTTGTCGATCACATCGATTATCTGGTGCAGAAGATCGGCATAGAGCATGTGGGTATCAGCTCTGACTTCGACGGTGGCGGTGGTGTTTCCGGTTGGAACGATGCCTCGGAAACTGCGACGGTGACCGAAGAACTGCTCAAGCGCAATTACACTGAGGAAGAAATCGGTCTGCTGTGGAGCGGTAATCTGATGCGGGTGATGGGCGAGGTACAGGCGGTAGCCGCGTCTTTGCAAAAATCCGAGGGGTAA
- a CDS encoding TonB-dependent receptor, protein MASNTKSAAYLLAISGALTAFPTIAAEQAAESGQMEEVVVQAKRTSQADLAIGEDKVSNTVGVTRDELLSAPAGISGLKMLESLPGFNVQTDGALGLYEFGNSVQVRAFSLAQVGFVLDGVPMGRSDAFGGSPIFRYVDNENLGSVLASPGAGDVSMPSYTSLGPIVSYNSIEPSDQAGAFVSLTSGDDNLLRSFVRLETGDINGFSAYVSRSKTDSDLWRGPGTIDREHIESKARYEFDEDTYVQASFISNDFYDYDSPSGTESTFDADYYYAYLSELPAGCNNPMPGVYDFNGDGSIDDQDFTPVNTGSNCTLYYEDRVNIRDDKLYTVSLATDLTADVYLNSTLYFEDKDGYGVSPDSYGNSLSIYERQAAAGLDVVHPRGVQFGYSGVGGERQGLVTGIEWQLGDHKLQFGGWFEDETYNRSQLRYNKTDGSADGKVIWDEVAYYRRNYTSTRETMQFYVKDSIALMDERLNVEVGAKSLTVDYALEGYRDYADYEIGGMPGYGPQSVGAKYSDNFMPMVGAVYNLNDTDQVFGSISENFALPKGADDIFSIATSFEAPAPKGETAENIEIGYRTSRPHYNGAVSMYYTSFDNRLVAGNVLNPATGEPEAFYTNVGETTAWGVELSGVYMPAVFKDSVYFNANVSYNSAELSDGFGNNPAGSKLADSPEWLLTGGVTWEPTDWAVANFSLKYTGKRYADYAEMFEMDDYTVASAYVDFSGEAIGLNNANLRLNLDNVFDTQVMSFVYAGSPYYRPLSPRTFQGTVTYSF, encoded by the coding sequence ATGGCGAGCAACACAAAATCGGCTGCGTATTTACTGGCAATTTCCGGAGCGCTAACCGCATTTCCAACCATCGCGGCAGAGCAAGCCGCTGAGTCGGGACAAATGGAAGAGGTGGTGGTGCAGGCCAAGCGCACGTCCCAGGCCGACCTCGCGATCGGTGAAGACAAAGTCAGCAATACCGTCGGTGTGACCCGCGACGAGCTGCTCTCCGCTCCGGCCGGTATCTCCGGATTGAAAATGCTCGAGAGCCTGCCGGGCTTCAACGTGCAGACCGATGGTGCTCTGGGGTTGTATGAATTCGGCAACTCGGTACAGGTGCGGGCGTTCAGCCTTGCCCAGGTCGGCTTTGTCCTGGATGGCGTACCTATGGGGCGTTCGGATGCCTTCGGCGGCAGCCCGATTTTCCGCTATGTCGACAATGAAAATCTGGGATCCGTGCTGGCCTCTCCTGGTGCGGGGGACGTTTCCATGCCCAGTTATACATCACTCGGCCCCATTGTTTCCTACAACTCCATCGAACCCTCTGATCAGGCGGGTGCCTTTGTCTCACTGACTTCCGGTGATGATAATCTGCTGCGGAGTTTTGTCCGTCTTGAGACCGGTGACATCAATGGCTTTTCTGCCTATGTCAGTCGCTCAAAAACCGACAGTGATCTCTGGCGTGGTCCAGGCACCATTGACCGCGAGCATATCGAAAGTAAAGCAAGATACGAATTTGACGAAGACACCTATGTCCAGGCCAGCTTCATCAGCAACGACTTTTACGATTATGACTCACCGTCAGGTACCGAAAGTACGTTTGACGCGGACTACTACTACGCCTACCTCAGCGAACTACCCGCAGGCTGTAATAATCCGATGCCTGGGGTCTACGACTTTAATGGCGATGGCAGCATCGACGATCAGGACTTCACTCCGGTCAACACCGGCAGCAACTGTACACTTTACTATGAAGACCGCGTCAATATCCGCGACGACAAACTCTATACAGTTTCTCTCGCCACCGACCTTACTGCGGATGTCTACCTGAATTCTACTTTGTATTTCGAAGACAAAGACGGCTACGGAGTATCACCGGACAGCTACGGCAACTCGCTGTCGATTTATGAGCGTCAGGCGGCGGCTGGTCTGGATGTAGTACATCCGCGCGGCGTACAGTTTGGTTACTCCGGTGTGGGCGGTGAGCGCCAGGGTCTGGTCACTGGAATCGAGTGGCAGCTCGGCGACCACAAGCTGCAATTCGGTGGCTGGTTTGAGGATGAAACCTACAACCGCTCGCAGTTGCGTTACAACAAAACCGATGGCAGTGCCGATGGCAAGGTGATCTGGGATGAGGTGGCCTATTACCGTAGAAATTACACCAGTACCCGGGAAACCATGCAGTTCTATGTAAAAGATAGTATTGCACTGATGGACGAGCGGCTGAATGTCGAGGTTGGAGCGAAATCGCTCACTGTCGATTATGCGCTCGAGGGTTACCGGGACTACGCCGACTATGAAATTGGCGGCATGCCGGGTTACGGCCCGCAGTCTGTGGGTGCCAAATATTCCGACAACTTCATGCCCATGGTTGGTGCGGTGTATAACCTGAATGATACCGATCAGGTGTTTGGCTCCATTTCCGAAAACTTCGCCCTGCCGAAAGGCGCGGACGATATTTTCTCTATTGCCACCAGCTTTGAGGCCCCGGCGCCGAAAGGGGAGACAGCGGAAAATATTGAAATCGGTTACCGCACCAGTCGCCCGCACTATAACGGTGCCGTGTCCATGTATTACACCAGTTTCGACAATCGACTGGTCGCGGGTAACGTACTGAACCCGGCCACCGGCGAGCCCGAAGCTTTCTATACCAACGTCGGCGAAACCACCGCATGGGGTGTGGAGCTGTCCGGTGTGTATATGCCAGCAGTATTTAAAGATTCCGTCTACTTCAACGCGAACGTGAGCTATAACAGCGCCGAGCTGTCCGATGGCTTTGGCAACAATCCGGCCGGCAGTAAATTGGCGGACAGTCCGGAATGGCTGCTGACCGGCGGCGTCACCTGGGAACCCACCGATTGGGCGGTTGCCAACTTCTCGCTCAAATATACCGGCAAACGCTACGCGGATTACGCCGAGATGTTCGAGATGGATGATTACACCGTGGCCAGTGCCTATGTGGATTTCAGCGGAGAGGCAATTGGCTTGAACAACGCAAATCTGCGTTTGAACCTGGATAACGTATTTGATACTCAGGTGATGTCATTCGTGTATGCGGGCTCCCCTTACTACCGTCCGCTGAGTCCACGCACTTTCCAGGGCACGGTGACTTATAGTTTCTAA